A stretch of Deltaproteobacteria bacterium DNA encodes these proteins:
- a CDS encoding tyrosine-type recombinase/integrase, whose translation MKDFGNYLNFSLGYSNHTKRAYLGDVKQFFLICKKEADKIKENDIEKFIFYLYNKNISMSTILRKLSALSTFYRFLIETDKVQENPFRLINRPKKEQNLPSFLSVDEVFLLIDRIKNGRDKTIIELLYSCGLRASELTSLNKKDIQENTVRVKGKGGKERIIPLVDRAERTLNNYLRKIEVKEALFTNRQGKRLTTRSIQNIIKKYGLSVLFKNISPHTLRHSIATHLLNSGVDIRTIQEFLGHASLKSTERYTHLNLRELINEYEKAHPLCEK comes from the coding sequence ATGAAAGATTTTGGCAACTACTTAAATTTTTCTTTAGGTTATTCAAATCATACAAAAAGGGCTTACTTGGGTGATGTAAAACAGTTCTTTCTAATCTGCAAAAAAGAGGCAGACAAGATTAAAGAAAACGATATTGAAAAGTTTATCTTCTACCTATATAACAAAAATATATCCATGTCCACCATTTTAAGAAAACTTTCTGCCTTAAGCACTTTTTATCGCTTTCTTATTGAAACCGACAAAGTGCAGGAAAATCCATTTCGGTTAATCAATCGTCCCAAAAAGGAACAAAATCTGCCATCCTTTTTGTCTGTGGATGAGGTTTTTTTACTCATTGATAGAATAAAAAATGGGAGAGATAAAACAATCATTGAATTGCTCTACTCCTGCGGTTTGAGAGCATCGGAACTTACCTCTCTAAATAAAAAAGACATACAGGAAAATACAGTAAGGGTAAAAGGCAAAGGAGGAAAAGAACGCATCATTCCTTTGGTAGACAGAGCAGAAAGAACATTAAACAATTATCTAAGAAAAATAGAAGTTAAGGAAGCATTGTTTACCAACAGACAGGGAAAAAGACTAACTACACGAAGCATACAAAACATAATAAAGAAATATGGACTGTCCGTTCTATTTAAAAATATTTCCCCTCATACATTAAGACACTCTATCGCCACTCACCTTTTAAACAGTGGTGTAGATATAAGAACCATCCAGGAATTTTTAGGACACGCGTCTTTAAAATCAACGGAAAGGTACACCCACCTTAACTTAAGAGAGTTAATCAATGAATACGAGAAAGCACATCCTCTATGTGAAAAGTAG
- a CDS encoding glycosyltransferase family 4 protein, whose amino-acid sequence MNKTIALFYKKVSSYGGQERFLLKFAQNLKQKGFSPVFFCQKKETYTPFPVHRLFYIPYPSWLKMLSFALSSYVVTRRLQGKNIPTIGFGKVFGQNVYRAGGGIHKKYVKQSLLRWRNRYTRFFYRLKRFFSLYHWFSLFVEHLTFKNKKTIFIVPSSMVKEDMINYFHVDGKRIHLVYNPVDIKRFSPRLKDNHKFTFVFVSTNHLLKGLDYLIDAFKTASDRDEDFLKNARLVVAGSGDEDYFLKKIKKCNLKNIDILGKRKDIENVYRMGDVFFYPTLYDASGNVILEAMASSLPCAVSRFAGYANLIEDAICGDVIDNPTDVEKMAQLLLHYFYLPQEKLDEMGKRGREFVSHLNTTFHIEDVLSRIH is encoded by the coding sequence ATGAATAAGACTATTGCCCTCTTTTATAAGAAGGTTTCTTCTTATGGCGGTCAGGAAAGGTTTTTGCTGAAATTTGCTCAAAATTTGAAACAAAAAGGATTTTCTCCTGTTTTTTTCTGCCAGAAAAAAGAAACATACACACCATTTCCTGTTCATCGTCTGTTTTATATTCCATATCCGTCCTGGCTTAAGATGCTTTCTTTTGCTCTTTCTTCTTATGTTGTTACCAGAAGATTACAAGGTAAAAATATTCCTACTATAGGATTTGGTAAAGTATTTGGTCAAAATGTTTACAGAGCAGGGGGTGGTATACACAAAAAGTATGTGAAACAATCCCTTTTGAGATGGAGAAATAGATATACAAGATTCTTTTACAGGTTAAAACGTTTTTTCTCCCTATATCATTGGTTTTCTCTATTTGTTGAACACCTAACATTTAAAAATAAAAAAACGATATTTATTGTTCCCTCCAGCATGGTAAAAGAAGATATGATAAACTATTTTCATGTAGATGGAAAGAGAATACACCTCGTTTATAATCCTGTGGATATAAAGAGGTTTTCTCCTCGTCTTAAAGATAATCATAAATTTACATTTGTTTTTGTCTCTACAAACCATCTTCTAAAAGGTTTGGATTATTTAATAGACGCATTTAAGACTGCATCTGATAGAGATGAAGATTTTTTGAAAAATGCCAGGCTTGTTGTTGCAGGTTCCGGCGACGAAGATTACTTTTTAAAGAAAATAAAAAAATGTAATCTAAAAAACATAGACATTCTGGGTAAGAGAAAGGATATAGAGAATGTATATAGAATGGGAGATGTATTCTTTTACCCTACATTGTATGATGCATCGGGTAATGTAATATTGGAGGCGATGGCATCATCTCTTCCCTGCGCTGTCAGCAGGTTTGCCGGATATGCAAATCTTATTGAAGATGCTATTTGCGGAGATGTTATTGATAATCCCACTGATGTAGAAAAAATGGCTCAGTTGTTGTTACATTACTTTTATCTACCCCAGGAAAAATTAGATGAGATGGGAAAAAGAGGGAGAGAATTTGTCAGTCATTTAAATACTACTTTTCACATAGAGGATGTGCTTTCTCGTATTCATTGA
- a CDS encoding nitroreductase, with translation MDILEAIENRRSIRAFKEKPISKQILEKILLTARWSPSGHNTQPWEVAVLMGKKKNELSRKLLEAIEQKKERKFDYFEVSSFPPFLQKRRDACDEGIFKHKKIDIRDKKAVKQHILENYYFFHAPVELILFMEKGLGCDQFIDIGMFAQSIMLAALEFGLGTCCQGTIALYPQVIREFLGLSENKIILFGIAMGYPDEKADINRYRPLRESLEKFAKIL, from the coding sequence GTGGATATTTTAGAGGCTATTGAAAACAGAAGATCTATTCGTGCATTTAAAGAAAAACCTATATCTAAACAGATATTGGAAAAGATTTTACTTACCGCTCGCTGGTCTCCTTCTGGTCACAATACACAACCCTGGGAGGTTGCCGTTTTGATGGGTAAAAAGAAAAATGAACTTTCCCGAAAACTTCTGGAGGCGATAGAACAAAAAAAAGAGAGAAAATTTGATTACTTTGAGGTCTCTTCTTTTCCCCCATTTTTGCAGAAGAGAAGGGATGCCTGTGATGAGGGAATATTCAAACATAAAAAAATAGACATAAGAGATAAAAAAGCTGTAAAGCAACATATATTAGAGAATTACTATTTTTTCCATGCCCCTGTAGAGCTTATATTGTTTATGGAAAAAGGGTTGGGCTGTGATCAGTTTATTGATATAGGAATGTTTGCTCAAAGTATTATGCTTGCTGCTTTAGAATTTGGTTTGGGCACTTGCTGCCAGGGAACAATTGCCCTCTACCCCCAGGTAATAAGGGAATTTCTTGGTTTGTCTGAAAATAAGATTATTTTATTTGGCATTGCCATGGGATATCCGGATGAAAAAGCAGATATAAATAGATATCGTCCATTGAGGGAATCACTGGAAAAATTTGCAAAGATTTTATGA
- a CDS encoding pyridoxamine 5'-phosphate oxidase family protein produces the protein MKISDEARKIVEGAKVWAVATANKNGLPNVVPIAYAKILSENQILLMDIFMEKTRKNIEENPNIALCAWNSESKGYQFKGKAQVITSGKLFDEGVKWVKSKEDLSPKAAIVVNVETVYIITPGSDAGKEVK, from the coding sequence ATGAAAATTTCAGATGAGGCAAGAAAAATAGTAGAAGGTGCAAAAGTATGGGCAGTAGCCACAGCAAATAAAAATGGTTTACCCAATGTTGTCCCTATAGCTTATGCCAAAATATTGTCAGAAAACCAGATATTATTGATGGATATCTTCATGGAAAAAACTCGAAAAAACATAGAAGAAAATCCAAATATTGCTCTCTGCGCCTGGAACTCTGAATCAAAAGGTTATCAATTTAAAGGCAAGGCACAGGTGATAACATCCGGAAAGCTCTTTGATGAAGGTGTTAAGTGGGTAAAATCTAAAGAAGACCTTTCTCCTAAAGCTGCAATTGTTGTGAATGTAGAAACAGTTTATATAATAACCCCCGGGTCTGATGCTGGAAAGGAGGTAAAATAA